Within Phocoena phocoena chromosome 9, mPhoPho1.1, whole genome shotgun sequence, the genomic segment TCCAGCTCCGGTCGTTTCTAAAGCATCTGGATTTCTAAGTATTAGATTGGCATGACAAAGCTGCTCTCCACTGATGGCTCTGAACGTTCTGCTGGGTGAGAATGTCCAGCCCCAGCTCCAAGGATGTAGCTTAAGAATGTGACCCCAGTGTGCAGCTGtgctgtggggctgggggtcGGGCTGCAAAGAATCCACCCTCACAACACTCCTCGCTGGGAAAACTAAAGGTAATGTGACGTGGTCGATCACGTCGGGGAAAGGACCGACACAGAGGCTGCGTGCTTTCAATTTCACCACTCTTCCTGAGAAGGGTCTCCAATCAGAGGTACTTGGGGAAGCTCAGGGTCCCAGGTCATGATGGGATGATTCCCACATAGGTGACCCTGAGAAGAAGGTTCAAAACCTAAACATAAAACGTAGCTttctaccatatcatccagcaattccacttctgggaatatagcCCAAAGAATTGAAACAGATGTTGAACATATGTGCATTAAGGCTCATAGCAGCATATTGACAATAgcaaaaaggtggaaacaatcccaaagtctatatatatatatatatatatatatatatatatatatatgaataaacacAGTGTGGTCTACacctacagtggaatattattcagccttaaaaaggagggaagttctgacacatgcgACAACGgcgatgaaccttgaaaacattatgctaagggaaataagccagacacagtaGGGCAAACATTGCCtgactccacttacatgaggtccgTAGAAGAGTCAAACACACAGAGACGGAAAGAACAGGGCTATCAGGCGTTAGCGGGAGGGAGCAACGGGGCGTTAGCGCTTAACGGGGACagggtttcagtttgggaagatggaaaattCTTGGGCTgcatagtggtgatgattgcacaacaaaaagagagagggaaggaaagaatgtgAGTCTAGGGCATGTCTCAGATGCTGACGTCGGTCTTCCCTTCTCCTGATCCCCGCCCCCCGGACATTCTGCCCCTGGTGAGGCTAAAGTGGGTGGATGGGCTCTAACCCCGGTCTCCCACCTTCTCTTGATGCCTCCAGGGCTGAGGGAGGATGAAGGGACCCCGCAGAGGCTGAGGCTCATCCTGGTGGGAAAACCCGGAAGCGGGAAAAGCGCAACAGGAAACAGCATCCTGGGCCGGAGAGCGTTCGAGTCCAAGGTCAGCGACAGGCCCGTGACCAAGGCCTTCCAGCGGGGGCGCCGAGCGTGGGCGGGGAAGGAGCTCGAGGTCATCGACACCCCCGACATCCTGTCCCCGGGGGCGGCGCCGCGAGGGACCGCTCGGGGCGCCTGCGAAGCCATGGCCTTCTCCTCGCCGGGGCCCCACGCGGTGCTCCTGGTGACGCAGCTGGGCCGCTTCACCGAGGAGGATCAGGAGGGGGTCAGGCGCCTCCAGGAGCTCTTCGGGGCGGGCATCCTGGCCCGCACCATCCTGGTGTTCACGCGGAAGGAAGACCTGGACGGCGGCTCCCTGGAGGAGTACCTGCGAGAGACCGACAACCGGGAGCTTGCCAGGCTGGACGTCGTGTGTGAGCGGCGACACTGTGGCTTCAACAACAGGGCGCAGGGGGCGGAGCAGGACGCCCAGCTGAAGGAGCTCATGGAACAAATCGAAGCCGTCCTGTGGGAACACGAAGGCCATTATTACAGCCACCAGGCTTACCGTCAGTCCCAGCGCGACGTCCTGCTCCAGCGAGAGCCGGCGGGGCGGGTCCCCCAGGGCCAGGGCTCCGAGGCAGGGCGCAGCGAGGAGTGCTGGTGGCAGGGACTGTGTCGCATCCGGAAGGAATCTGGGCGCACTgacacacagctcctggggaggCCGCCCATCTGAGACGCGCTGGATTCCACGCAGCCACGGCTGCTTCCTGCCATCCTCCCTCGGCCCCCGAGTCTGCCTTCCAGCCCCTCACTTGCTCTCTCCGTCCCACAGGTCACTGACCCTCCCAGTGTCCAGGGCAGGGTCTGGGGTGGCGAGCGGTGTGCGGGCTCCTGAGTTCGCAGGTCCTTCATCACACCTTCCAGAACACGTGggccctccctcctctgtgcccctcGATCCTCACGTCTCCTTGGCATTCCGAGTCTGCAATAGAACACCGATAGGACCACAGCTTCCTGCGGGCAGGCCCGTGCCTCATTCGCCCATGTAACTCCCACAGCATCCTGGCCACTGGAGTCACCGCTTAAACGTCGATGTAGCAAATCAGTGTGGGATGTCGACCAGGTGCCTCTGCATCTCTTGGGCTGTGTCCTTGCCCGCTAAGGGGGCAGGCATGATGACTTTTAAGGCCCTGTGCCATGTGGGGCAGgacaggcactgggctggggagGAGAAAGCAAGTAGAAACGGGAGGGGTAGAAGGCGCAGCCCTTTAATTCACTCTTGAAAGAGGCCACCCAATCGCAGCAAAGGAGCCCCGTGGGAACCTCTTGGTGGGAGGATgagcagagcggggtgggggtATCCAGGGGGCCAGGTCTGGTCAAGAAATGGAGCCTAGACCTGGCTGCAGGACATGGAGGCCCCCGGAGGTGCCAAGTGGGCTTGGGCAGAGAGGAGCACTTCCCTGAGGCAGACTCGGACTAGGGAGGTCACACACCTGTTACTGCCCCTTGTGATGCCTGCCGTCCGGCTGTAGAGAACAGAGGCGATGttcagccctgcctctgcttcACCTGCAACTGTGTCCCTTCTCCCTTGAGAATGGGGAGAAAGCGTGGGTGGGGTGTGTCTTGGTGTGTACGTGGGTCCCCAGCAAGGTATTTTGGTGCATAGAATGGGAGgaggcagagaagaaagggaagctGCAAAGAAAAGAAGCAGGTGAATGATGTAGGACGTCCTAGGGAACAGCCTGCCGGGCTGATGGGGAGAGCCCTGCAACACGCGGCTGTCGTCTTCTCCAGATGCAGCGGATGCCTAAGAAAGCTTAAGCTTTTCTTTTGCTAAAAGATTCAGACAAGTGTCTCGAGGCAGGACAGAGACTTATTTTGGTGTATGCTTACGATAGCCTTTGTGCCAGATCATTTATTAAGTAGGTGATCCGCGTCTCGCTGAACTGGAACGCAACGTTTATCATATGTTAAGTTTTCATATTCCCTAAGATCTCTGTCAGGATTTTCGATTCTGATCTTGTCTTCTGACTTTTCTACTCCTGCATGAATAAAACATGGATTTGATTAGAGTGGCTTTGATTACAATGTGACACACTGATTTCCTCCCCAGTCtccatttttgtatttcctttgttattttcAGGCATTTATTCTTCTGTGTGAAAGTTTAAATCgctttgtttaattttcataaaagaaTCTTGTTGGGATTCCAGTTGGAGTTGTCTTACATTTGTGTATTAACTTTGGGAGGATTGGAAGTAagataagttagagaaagacaagtactgtgtaatatatatcacttatatgtggaacctaaaatgtCAAACCTGTTTAAAGAAAGAGTAGAACGGTGGTTACCAGGAGGTAGGGGCACAGGGGATAAGACTGGTGgtatttaagggtacaaacttgtaaCAAGCACGAAATAAGCCATAGAGATCTAAGGTGCAGGTATTGAATGTAGACAGTAACGTTGTACTCTAAGAATGTGGTGTGATGAATATTTTTACAACAGCAGCCATACACCCtgcacaccttaaatttacacaatgttaaaagaaaatctctcagctacattaaaaatctaaaacaaaaaaagttgggAGAATTGGTAAATGCCTCCAGGATAAGTGAATTGAGGCCATCTTGTTTCTAAGAGAATAGACTCATATGACTTCAGAGCTATTGAAGTAAAAGCTAAAATCGTTTGCGTTTCCTTCAGGAGAAGAAGATAAATTCCTTTAATTTAGGTACTTTTGTTTGAACTCTGCTGGCTTGATTGATTTCATAATGGAAAATACAAGCACCTGACCAAATGACACCATCCAGTGACTCTAAATGGCGCGTCACTCAAAACATGTCATTCattacaaattctaaaggaattgtttaaaattatatcGGATATGgggttttctctcctttattaCTAAAAAATCAGGGAAAATACCTCCCACGACTTTTCAGAAGGAGGGATAGATGTTGCTTCATGCCATCGCTCCCTCGGCATCAGAGAACGGGGAAGGCATGTGTCGGTATGTTCTGGAAACTCCATGGTCTGTGTATCAATAGGAAAGAAGTGGTGTGGGTGAGAGTGGGgtcagggggaggagagagggttgTCTTGGCCAAGGCTGTGAAAATAGTGAACTTTGGAATTCATTATTCTCAAAAAATATCTCTACACTGGAGCAAAGCATGAAAAACACAGATCTGGAGAATCCGAAGTGCCCAGTGAGCAAGTGGGCTGCTTCCTCCTTGGTGGGTCAAAGCAGCGGCTAAAAACCCCAGGGAAGGTTTCCAGCTCCCAATCCTCCCGTAATGACATTCATACACTATgtggaaaattcaaaataatgagaaTTTCTAAACAACTGTTAGAAGATACTGAAAAGTGACCAAATACAGGGAGACACTGTAAGGAACTTGACAGTTAACATAAGGGGCCATGCaactgccactttttttttttgcggtacgcgggcctctcactgttgtggcctctcccgttgcggagcacaggctccggacacgcaggctcagcggccatggctcacgggcccagccgctccgcggcacgtggggtcttcccggaccggggcacgaacctgcgtcccctgcatcagcaggcggactctcttcCCTggtgactgcgccaccagggaagcccgagctgcCACTTTCATGTGGCTTTTCCCCCCGAGAGCACTTTCCCATCTTGCTGACCCAGGGATATCGCTCAAGCAGAAATTCACAGTGACCTGAGAGTAAGAGGATTGAGTTTGGGGGCAGCCAGAGAGGGTGGAAATGGATGGAGAACTCCCAAAAGGAGCCACacaggggggtgggtgggagcatTAGAAAGTCTTCATATAAACTCCCTTCAAGTCTTTGGCTGACCCATGAACGGCAGTCTCTGAAGGGTCCAGGCGAAACTTTTTTTGGAAGGCTGAAAGAGCTAGTTAGAGATTTCAACAGTTGCCCTCAGCAGCAAAGACAAAATTTGAGATTCCGGTCCACCACGTATCCCACTGAAATACCAACGGGAGTAAAATCACATCAGGACTAAGGGACTTGCCCTAAAAGAGCAAGATTGGAATAGCCCCTCGCTAATGACGTCGACAACCAAGCCTTCCCAAGTTCAAAGGGATCTGCCAGGAATTTAAGTGCCTGCTAGAGCGAACACAGTACTATCCAGAAGAGCATAATAATACCCAGAGTCCCTACAACATGCTATCGACAATATCCTGTAAACTATTAGACATTCTCCTTTTCTAACATAAGGATAGAAAGCAATAAAATTTCCCTCTACACATGTTTATCTACATCTCACAAATTTTTGTGTGTTCTGTTTTCACTATCACTCAGTTTATAACATTTTGCATATTCTTTGTGATCTCTTTTTTCACTCATGGATTATTTAGGAGtatgtgtttaatttccaaatatttgagtattttcTAGAAATTGCaatatccaatatggtagccaccagccataggtggttattgagcacttgaaatgtagctggTGTACCTGAGAAATcgaattttaacttttatttcatgataatttgtcttcatttaaatttaaacactgaaacactgtaaaatattttaccatGAAGCACAGCTTTGTTGTTTGGGCAGAAATACACTTCACTCTAACTGTTGTATCACATATTGTTGCTGTATTGCGATGTAAACTTTGGCCACGTTTATTGTTTCTAGTATGAAAACACATGTACATCATTGATCTAGTCAATGTCAGAAGATTGATTCCCTTTGAACAATCTTCCTAATGCAGTGATGTAATACTTTTATTCGAATACTTTGTGTAGACGGCATGAGTTATAGTGATACCTGTCTACATTGTAGTAGATAATGACCATTAAATTTAAATAcggtttattattttatttataatagggTTGAgttaaatcttaatttaaaa encodes:
- the GIMAP6 gene encoding GTPase IMAP family member 6 is translated as MSSIYSYARDTFFYLLHSACNVAALESETKNSRVPATPGDTEHGHSSCPAGSGAEEEEYYELILPENREEGLSQDPTQDGSGGLREDEGTPQRLRLILVGKPGSGKSATGNSILGRRAFESKVSDRPVTKAFQRGRRAWAGKELEVIDTPDILSPGAAPRGTARGACEAMAFSSPGPHAVLLVTQLGRFTEEDQEGVRRLQELFGAGILARTILVFTRKEDLDGGSLEEYLRETDNRELARLDVVCERRHCGFNNRAQGAEQDAQLKELMEQIEAVLWEHEGHYYSHQAYRQSQRDVLLQREPAGRVPQGQGSEAGRSEECWWQGLCRIRKESGRTDTQLLGRPPI